The Couchioplanes caeruleus nucleotide sequence GAGTCGACTCACGCCCGGTAGTTCGGGCCGCGCGCCGGAATGGTTCAACACCCGGCGAGATTTCTTCGCCAGGCCGTGCCGCATGATGGTTGCATGCGTGAGGTGCCCATCGGCGGCGACATGATCAGACTCGGACAGTTCCTCAAGCTCGCCGACCTCATCGACACCGGGGGAGAGGCCAAGGTGCTGATCGCCGTCGGTGACGTGACGGTCAACGGTGAGGTGGACACCCGGCGCGGGCGGCAGCTGCATCCCGGGGACGTGGTGGCCGTACGCGGCCGGACGGTGCGCGTGATCGCGTAGGGGCGGGACGGGCAGACTTCGATACTCATTTATGCAGCTCACCGTCACGAGCTGTTGACACCGCGTCGATCACAGGCATGTACTGGGTCCGATGTCCCGCCTCGCTGGGGAGGCCCCATGTCACGTGCCCGTCTGCTGCCGGGAACCGTCACCGTCCTGCTGGCCGTGGCCCTCGCCGGATGCGCGGGATGGGGTGGCGGCGGGGGCGGCTCCGGCGGGGCGAACAGCATCGACGTGCTGATGGTCAACAACCCGCAGATGATCGATCTGCAGCGGCTGACCGCGGACACCTTCACGAAGCAGACCGGCATCACGGTCAACTTCACGGTGCTGCCGGAGAACGACGTCCGCGACAAGATCAGCCAGGAATTCTCCAGCCAGGCCGGGCAGTACGACATCGCGTCGCTGAGCAACTTCGAGATCCCGATCTACGCCAAGAGCAAGTGGATCGCGCCGCTCGACGACTACGTGCGCGCGGACACCGCGTTCGATCAGGCGGACATCCTCAAACCGATGACGCAGTCGCTCACCGCGGACGACGGCAAGCTCTACGGCGAGCCCTTCTACGGTGAGTCGTCGTTCCTGATGTACCGCAAGGACGTGCTCGACGCCCAGGGCATCACGATGCCGGCGAAGCCGACCTGGCAGCAGGTCGCCGACATCGCCGCCCGGGTGGACGGCAAGCAGCCCGGCATGGCCGGCATCTGCCTGCGCGGCCAGCCCGGCTGGGGCCAGATCTTCGCCCCGCTCACCACGGTCGTCAACACCTTCGGGGGTACGTGGTTCGACGCGGACTGGAACGCCCGGGTGAACGCGCCGGAGTTCCGCCAGGCCACCCAGTTCTACGTGGACCTGGTCCGCGCCCACGGCGAGACGGGCGCCCCGCAGGCCGGCTTCACCGAGTGCCTCAACAACCTCATCCAGGGCAACGTCGCCATGTGGTACGACGCCACCAGTGCCGCCGGCTCGCTCGAGGCCGCGGACTCCCCGGTCAAGGGCAAGATCGGGTACGCCGCCGCCCCCGTGGTCCGTACGCCGAGCTCCGGCTGGCTGTACGCGTGGTCCTGGAGCATCCAGCAGGCCAGCGAGAAGAAGGACAACGCCTGGAAGTTCATCTCCTGGGCCTCGTCGAAGCAGTACGAGCAGCTCGTCGGCGAACGGGTCGGCTGGTCCAGCGTCCCGGCCGGCAAGCGCTCCTCCACGTACACCAACCAGGACTACCTCAAGGTGGCCTCGGCGTTCGCCGCGCCCACCCGGGACGCCATCGCGGGCGCCGACCCGCGCAACCCCGGCGTGCAGCCACGCCCGGCGCTCGGCATCCAGTTCGTCGACATCCCCGAGTTCACCGACCTCGGCACCCAGGCCTCCCAGTACGTCAGCTCCGCCATCGCCGGGCAGATGAGCGTGACCGAGGCCCTCGACCGCGGCCAGCGGCTGGCCGAGGACGTCGCCGAACGCTACAAGTCCCGCGCGGAAGGCTGAGGTGCCGTCATGACGTCCGTCGCCGAACAGACCGGCACCCGGGCCGGCACCGCCGAGCCGCCGCGGGGCGGGGCCCGCCGCGCGAGCGGCTGGATCCGGCGCGCGCCGCTGCTGCCCGCGCTCATCTTCATGATCGTGGTGACCCAGCTGCCGTTCGTGGCCACCCTGGTCATCTCGTTCATGGACTGGAACGCGTACTACCCCGACGAGGTGGGCTTCGCCGGCGTCGACAACTTCCGGCGGGTGTTCACCGACGTCAACATGCGCGACGCCGTCTGGACCACGATCCTGCTCACCGTCGGCGTGGTGCTGCTGAGCCTCGTCCTGGGCCTGGGCATCGCGCTGCTGCTGGACCGCAAATTCCGGGGCCGGGGAGCGGTCCGCACGATGATGATCGCCCCGTTCCTCGTGGTGCCGGTCGCCGCGGCGCTGCTGTGGAAGCACGCGCTCTA carries:
- a CDS encoding RNA-binding S4 domain-containing protein — encoded protein: MREVPIGGDMIRLGQFLKLADLIDTGGEAKVLIAVGDVTVNGEVDTRRGRQLHPGDVVAVRGRTVRVIA
- a CDS encoding ABC transporter substrate-binding protein; amino-acid sequence: MSRARLLPGTVTVLLAVALAGCAGWGGGGGGSGGANSIDVLMVNNPQMIDLQRLTADTFTKQTGITVNFTVLPENDVRDKISQEFSSQAGQYDIASLSNFEIPIYAKSKWIAPLDDYVRADTAFDQADILKPMTQSLTADDGKLYGEPFYGESSFLMYRKDVLDAQGITMPAKPTWQQVADIAARVDGKQPGMAGICLRGQPGWGQIFAPLTTVVNTFGGTWFDADWNARVNAPEFRQATQFYVDLVRAHGETGAPQAGFTECLNNLIQGNVAMWYDATSAAGSLEAADSPVKGKIGYAAAPVVRTPSSGWLYAWSWSIQQASEKKDNAWKFISWASSKQYEQLVGERVGWSSVPAGKRSSTYTNQDYLKVASAFAAPTRDAIAGADPRNPGVQPRPALGIQFVDIPEFTDLGTQASQYVSSAIAGQMSVTEALDRGQRLAEDVAERYKSRAEG